From a region of the Candidatus Eremiobacteraceae bacterium genome:
- the frr gene encoding ribosome recycling factor has product MKKAVENARAEFTSIRTGRANAALLDHILVEAYGSEMPLKHIANISVPDARSLLVQPHDKSLIGDVRKAIEKSDLGITPNVDGNVVRLGIPSLNEERRRDLVKLVHKRAEEGRIAIRNIRRDGHDHLKAMHKDAKVSEDEFRRANDHVQKLTDRYIGDVDALVQGKEKEIMEV; this is encoded by the coding sequence ATGAAAAAGGCGGTCGAGAACGCGCGCGCCGAGTTCACGTCGATCCGCACGGGCCGCGCTAACGCAGCGCTGCTCGACCATATCCTGGTCGAGGCGTATGGCAGCGAGATGCCGCTCAAACACATCGCGAATATCAGCGTCCCCGACGCGCGAAGCCTCTTGGTGCAGCCGCACGACAAGTCGCTGATCGGCGACGTGCGTAAAGCCATCGAGAAATCCGACCTTGGCATCACGCCGAATGTCGACGGCAACGTCGTCCGTCTGGGCATTCCCTCGCTCAACGAAGAACGGCGCAGAGACCTCGTGAAGCTCGTCCACAAACGGGCAGAAGAGGGCCGCATCGCGATCCGAAATATCCGGCGCGACGGCCACGATCACCTCAAGGCCATGCATAAGGACGCGAAAGTCAGCGAAGACGAGTTCCGCCGGGCGAACGACCACGTGCAGAAGCTGACCGATCGCTATATCGGCGACGTGGACGCGCTTGTGCAAGGCAAGGAAAAGGAGATCATGGAGGTGTGA
- the pyrH gene encoding UMP kinase: protein MTENGAPDKPIYRRVLLKLSGEAFAAKGGEQIDAEKLYLIANQIKEVAQAGVQVACVIGGGNIWRGRAAGSEMDRSTADYMGMLATVINGLALQDALENSGVTTRVQTAISMHQVAEPYIRRRAIRHLEKGRVVIFAGGTGNPYFTTDTTAALRALEIGAEAILKATQVDGVYSADPKKDPAAVRFRTLDYLEVLKLGLEVMDNTALTLCMDNSLPIVVFELMRSGNIRRVIWGEPIGTFVGRAQADVAPTV from the coding sequence ATGACTGAGAACGGAGCGCCGGACAAACCGATCTACCGGCGCGTCCTGCTGAAGCTCAGTGGCGAAGCGTTCGCGGCCAAGGGCGGCGAGCAGATCGACGCCGAGAAGCTGTATCTGATCGCGAATCAGATCAAGGAAGTGGCGCAGGCCGGCGTTCAGGTCGCCTGCGTGATCGGCGGCGGGAATATCTGGCGCGGTCGCGCCGCCGGCTCGGAAATGGATCGGTCGACCGCCGATTACATGGGAATGCTCGCGACGGTGATCAACGGCTTGGCGCTGCAAGACGCGCTCGAGAACAGCGGCGTCACGACGCGAGTTCAGACCGCGATCTCGATGCACCAAGTGGCCGAACCGTACATCCGCCGGCGCGCGATCCGCCACTTGGAGAAGGGCCGCGTTGTGATCTTCGCAGGTGGCACGGGCAATCCGTATTTCACCACGGACACCACTGCGGCGCTGCGCGCGCTCGAAATCGGCGCCGAAGCGATTCTCAAAGCCACACAGGTCGACGGCGTCTACAGCGCGGACCCGAAAAAGGATCCCGCCGCCGTGCGCTTCCGCACGCTCGATTACTTGGAGGTGCTCAAGCTCGGCCTTGAGGTCATGGACAACACGGCGCTGACGTTGTGCATGGACAACTCACTGCCGATCGTCGTCTTCGAGCTCATGCGCAGCGGCAACATCCGCCGCGTCATCTGGGGCGAACCGATCGGAACGTTCGTCGGGAGGGCGCAAGCCGATGTTGCCCCAACTGTATAA
- a CDS encoding elongation factor Ts — translation MTVDYAPSAQEIKRLREATTAPIMDCRRALAEAGGDMAKATELLLKRGQQLAEKKADREVREGIIGHYIHQGGRMGVLVELACETDFVAKNDQFQRLAHDIAVHICAARPLYVRREDVPADVRQAKEAELGSKIEKYYEESVLLDQPYVRDESKTIADLIRSAVGVLGENIRLRRFARFDIGDN, via the coding sequence ATGACAGTTGACTACGCGCCGAGCGCGCAAGAGATCAAGCGGTTGCGCGAGGCGACCACAGCGCCCATCATGGATTGCAGGCGGGCACTCGCCGAAGCCGGCGGCGATATGGCGAAGGCCACCGAACTTCTGCTCAAGCGCGGCCAGCAGCTCGCCGAGAAAAAGGCCGACCGTGAAGTCCGCGAGGGCATCATCGGGCACTACATCCACCAAGGCGGCCGCATGGGCGTACTCGTCGAGCTTGCGTGCGAGACCGACTTCGTCGCGAAGAACGATCAATTCCAGCGCCTGGCACACGATATCGCGGTGCACATATGTGCAGCGCGACCGCTGTACGTCCGGCGCGAGGACGTGCCTGCGGACGTCCGCCAGGCCAAGGAAGCAGAGCTCGGCTCGAAGATCGAAAAGTACTACGAGGAGTCCGTCCTGCTCGACCAGCCGTACGTCCGCGATGAGAGCAAGACGATCGCCGATCTCATCCGAAGCGCGGTCGGCGTGCTCGGCGAGAATATCCGCCTGCGGCGATTCGCCCGCTTTGACATCGGCGATAACTAA
- the rpsB gene encoding 30S ribosomal protein S2: protein MKQLLEAGVHFGHQTRRWNPKMAKYIFQERNGIYIIDLQKTVVKMRQVYSAVKEMSRRNKIFLFVGTKKQAQDAIKEEADRCGMYYVTQRWLGGTLTNFQTMQKRITRLRELERMRDTGSFDVLPKKEVSRLDDELQRLERFLGGIKDMPRLPDALFIIDPRKERIAVLEARKLKIPIIAVVDTNCDPDEIDFAIPGNDDAIRAVKLMAGKIADAVIEGRTEAESGGESSEAAAQPPPAPPAPAAMPEPSPATA from the coding sequence ATGAAGCAGCTGCTTGAAGCCGGCGTGCATTTCGGCCATCAGACACGCCGCTGGAATCCCAAGATGGCGAAGTACATCTTTCAAGAGCGTAACGGAATCTACATCATCGATCTCCAGAAGACGGTGGTGAAGATGCGCCAAGTGTATTCCGCCGTCAAAGAGATGTCGCGGCGCAACAAGATATTTCTGTTCGTCGGCACAAAAAAGCAAGCGCAAGACGCGATCAAGGAAGAAGCCGATCGCTGCGGGATGTACTACGTCACGCAGCGCTGGCTCGGCGGCACGCTCACAAATTTCCAGACCATGCAGAAGCGCATCACGCGCCTGCGGGAACTCGAGCGGATGCGCGATACCGGATCGTTCGATGTCCTGCCCAAAAAAGAGGTCAGCCGCCTCGATGACGAGCTGCAGCGCCTCGAGCGCTTCTTGGGCGGCATAAAGGATATGCCGCGTCTGCCCGACGCCCTGTTCATCATCGATCCGCGCAAAGAGCGCATCGCGGTGCTTGAGGCCCGCAAGCTCAAAATCCCGATCATCGCGGTCGTGGACACGAACTGCGATCCCGACGAGATCGACTTCGCGATTCCGGGCAACGACGACGCGATCAGAGCGGTAAAGCTGATGGCCGGAAAGATCGCCGACGCGGTGATCGAGGGCCGTACGGAAGCGGAATCCGGCGGCGAATCCAGCGAGGCCGCCGCTCAACCGCCGCCGGCTCCGCCCGCGCCGGCCGCTATGCCGGAGCCGAGTCCCGCGACGGCTTGA
- a CDS encoding AAA family ATPase translates to MKVCAMFRDAFGLRTDPFLDTADPSFYYETLACAHGKRRLSDCLSLGQGLAVVVGAIGAGKTALLNAVQDTLLASDRNMVASILDPSFEDESALLDGICAAFGFPATAATARAAKDELKRSLFATSADPERQAVLFIDEGQLLQPPALECLRSLLNYQLDDRKLLSVVIAGQPELAVNLQAQLNLSDRIALLLHLQPLTESDAAALLQHRLRKAGYSRPDPPFDPDAAALLWRLSGGLPRRLTYLARESMEDAAQSGRDRVAVRDVETADARSLARIAPVPAPSLAHSHAEHTQRSARPWWAFWQKAS, encoded by the coding sequence TTGAAAGTCTGCGCGATGTTCCGCGACGCCTTTGGGCTGCGAACCGACCCATTTCTCGATACCGCAGATCCTTCATTCTACTACGAGACGCTGGCCTGCGCGCATGGAAAGCGACGTCTTTCCGACTGCCTTTCTCTGGGGCAAGGGCTCGCCGTCGTCGTCGGTGCCATAGGCGCCGGCAAGACCGCGCTGCTCAACGCGGTACAGGACACGCTGCTCGCGTCGGACCGAAATATGGTGGCATCCATCCTCGATCCCTCGTTCGAAGATGAGTCGGCCTTGCTCGATGGCATCTGCGCTGCTTTTGGATTTCCCGCGACTGCCGCCACCGCGCGCGCTGCAAAGGATGAGTTGAAGCGTTCGCTCTTCGCGACATCGGCCGACCCGGAACGCCAAGCCGTCCTCTTCATCGACGAGGGGCAACTGCTCCAGCCGCCCGCTCTCGAATGTCTCCGCTCGCTGCTGAACTATCAATTAGATGACCGTAAACTTCTTTCAGTGGTCATCGCCGGTCAACCCGAACTCGCAGTCAATCTGCAAGCGCAGCTCAATCTGAGCGACAGGATCGCGCTGCTCTTGCACCTTCAGCCGCTCACGGAGAGTGACGCTGCAGCGCTCTTGCAGCATCGCCTGCGCAAGGCGGGTTATTCGCGACCGGACCCGCCCTTCGATCCGGATGCGGCGGCGTTGCTCTGGAGACTCTCCGGCGGATTGCCGCGACGATTGACGTATCTCGCGCGAGAAAGCATGGAAGATGCGGCGCAATCCGGCCGCGATCGCGTCGCGGTCCGCGACGTCGAGACCGCCGACGCTCGCTCTCTCGCGCGCATCGCCCCGGTGCCGGCGCCAAGCCTGGCGCACAGCCACGCCGAACATACACAGAGGTCGGCGCGTCCCTGGTGGGCCTTCTGGCAGAAAGCTTCATGA
- the csrA gene encoding carbon storage regulator CsrA: MLVLTRKLNQEIVIGDDIRITIVAVGGDQVKLGITAPRSIPVHRSEVLRERESHVVKLDGIRQPATVV, encoded by the coding sequence ATGCTTGTTTTGACCCGCAAGCTCAATCAAGAGATCGTCATCGGGGATGACATCCGGATCACGATCGTCGCCGTCGGAGGCGATCAGGTCAAATTGGGTATCACGGCGCCGCGTTCCATACCCGTCCACCGCTCGGAAGTTCTTCGCGAACGCGAATCACACGTCGTCAAACTGGACGGCATCAGGCAGCCCGCCACGGTCGTTTAA
- a CDS encoding TlpA disulfide reductase family protein: protein MRTLLYTAAIAALIAVGQPLTAAADVPLAVGKPAPPIALLSVDGKSITLAQFKGRPLYVNFFASWCQPCKLELPFIVKQYPAYKSRVAFLGIDELESPAQVNAFVKQIGLPYLIGLDPGPAGSSYEIQSLPKSIFIDKHGIVRAIWRGYITPTIFRQNMDVIAGSP, encoded by the coding sequence ATGAGGACCCTGCTTTACACCGCCGCGATCGCCGCGCTGATCGCCGTCGGACAGCCGCTCACTGCAGCGGCAGACGTGCCGCTTGCCGTCGGCAAACCGGCGCCGCCGATCGCGCTGTTGTCGGTCGACGGCAAGTCGATCACGCTTGCGCAATTCAAAGGCCGGCCGCTCTACGTGAATTTTTTTGCCAGCTGGTGTCAGCCATGCAAGCTTGAGCTCCCGTTCATCGTCAAGCAATATCCGGCTTACAAATCCCGCGTCGCATTTCTCGGCATCGACGAGCTGGAGTCGCCCGCGCAAGTGAACGCTTTTGTGAAGCAGATCGGTCTGCCGTACCTGATCGGCCTCGATCCCGGCCCGGCCGGCAGCTCGTACGAGATACAGAGTCTCCCGAAAAGCATCTTCATCGATAAGCACGGGATTGTCCGCGCGATCTGGCGAGGCTACATAACGCCGACGATCTTCCGGCAGAACATGGACGTGATCGCCGGTTCCCCGTGA
- a CDS encoding long-chain-fatty-acid--CoA ligase produces the protein MNLALVVSEFLDRARSLYGSELAVTCGPVQLTYRQLAERVDRLSVGLLGLGVKRGDVVAYVSFNCHRLLEGYYAVPQLGAVLLPINIRLTTREIAYILSDAGASTVILDRALAPLIAPIIRDLPALRSVVLMGDAAADPSVDGVDYELMLSSARTSFERPELHELDVAELFYTSGTTAQPKGVMLTQRQLYLHALHALMSIRCDDMTVLLHSIPLFHVNGWGSPHFITLVGGRHVMLARFDPAQVLATIERERVTMVFLVPTMAHALAADPSWQTRDLRSLQRVMLGGAAASPSLLRVLDTRLPDCIVTCGYGLSETSPVLSVANVKRGGATSADESRDVRGTAGLPIPGATIEAMDDDGALLPHDAVSCGEIVVRSNWVMDGYWRQPEATAAAMAHGWFHTGDVGSIDPDGYVRIVDRKKDIIITGGENVPSIEIEKAIYEHPAVAECAVIAAPDEHWGEIPLAIVVRKPGAGAGESEIIEHCRRILASFKVPRRVVFADAPLPKGGTGKILKRELRDRYL, from the coding sequence GTGAACCTGGCGCTCGTCGTATCTGAGTTCCTCGACCGGGCGCGCTCGCTCTACGGATCGGAGCTCGCGGTCACGTGCGGTCCGGTTCAACTGACGTACCGCCAGCTCGCCGAACGGGTCGACCGGCTTTCCGTCGGGCTCTTGGGACTCGGCGTCAAGCGCGGCGACGTCGTCGCGTATGTGTCGTTCAATTGTCACCGGCTGCTTGAGGGCTACTACGCCGTTCCGCAGCTCGGCGCCGTGCTACTGCCGATCAACATCCGGTTGACGACGCGCGAGATCGCATACATTCTTAGCGACGCCGGCGCGAGCACCGTGATCCTGGACAGGGCGCTGGCACCGCTCATCGCGCCCATCATCAGAGATCTGCCGGCGCTGCGCAGCGTCGTCCTCATGGGGGATGCCGCGGCCGATCCGTCGGTCGACGGCGTCGACTACGAATTGATGCTGTCGAGCGCGCGGACGTCGTTCGAGCGGCCCGAGCTCCACGAGTTGGACGTGGCAGAGCTCTTCTACACGAGCGGCACGACTGCGCAACCCAAAGGCGTCATGCTCACCCAGCGGCAGCTGTATCTGCACGCTCTGCACGCGCTGATGAGCATCCGCTGCGATGATATGACGGTGCTGCTGCACAGCATCCCGCTCTTTCACGTGAACGGTTGGGGCTCTCCCCACTTCATCACGCTTGTCGGCGGACGACACGTCATGCTCGCGCGATTCGATCCGGCCCAAGTCCTCGCGACGATCGAGCGCGAACGCGTGACGATGGTTTTTTTGGTGCCGACGATGGCGCATGCGCTTGCGGCCGATCCCTCGTGGCAGACGCGCGATCTTCGTTCGTTACAGCGCGTCATGCTCGGCGGCGCAGCAGCTTCGCCGAGTTTACTCCGCGTGCTCGATACGAGGCTTCCCGATTGCATCGTGACGTGCGGCTACGGTCTCTCCGAAACGTCGCCCGTTCTGAGCGTCGCGAACGTCAAGCGCGGCGGCGCGACGTCGGCCGATGAATCGCGCGATGTCCGCGGAACCGCCGGGTTGCCGATCCCCGGAGCGACGATCGAGGCGATGGACGACGATGGCGCGTTGTTGCCGCACGACGCCGTCAGCTGCGGCGAGATCGTGGTCCGGTCAAACTGGGTCATGGACGGCTACTGGCGTCAGCCTGAGGCTACCGCCGCTGCGATGGCGCACGGCTGGTTCCACACGGGCGACGTCGGCTCCATCGATCCCGACGGATACGTCCGAATCGTGGACCGCAAGAAAGACATCATCATCACCGGCGGCGAGAATGTTCCGTCCATCGAGATAGAAAAAGCCATCTACGAACACCCGGCCGTCGCCGAATGCGCGGTCATCGCTGCACCCGACGAACACTGGGGCGAAATCCCGCTCGCGATTGTCGTGCGCAAGCCGGGCGCCGGCGCAGGCGAATCGGAAATCATCGAGCACTGCCGGCGTATTCTCGCGAGCTTCAAGGTGCCGCGCCGAGTCGTGTTCGCGGACGCGCCGCTTCCGAAAGGGGGCACCGGCAAGATCCTCAAGCGCGAACTCCGCGACCGCTACCTTTAG
- a CDS encoding ABC transporter permease, whose amino-acid sequence MNPLRAFFRPNAWRVFRRNLLAWKTFAWSSITINIVEPIVYFVAFGYGFGAYFSFGGHGSLLQYLGPGMLALTAVNAATFDAAWGGYERLTTNGVYESMVTAPVEPEEIAAGEYLWQAFRATLYGAIFLGVIAALGLVHSWLALLCLPVLALTGVLFAIPALYVAFIVKTPEHLFYYFALLVTPLVMFAGVFFPLDRLPRWTQDVAWATPLYHAVIACRSLIAGTPTIGTLEEVGWLAVAIVLVVWLPQRVLRRRLSG is encoded by the coding sequence TTGAATCCGTTGCGCGCCTTTTTTCGACCGAATGCGTGGCGGGTGTTCCGCCGCAATCTCCTCGCGTGGAAGACGTTCGCCTGGTCGAGCATCACGATCAACATCGTTGAGCCGATCGTGTATTTCGTTGCCTTCGGCTACGGCTTCGGCGCGTATTTCAGCTTCGGCGGTCATGGGTCTCTATTGCAGTATCTCGGTCCGGGCATGCTCGCGCTGACCGCAGTCAACGCCGCTACGTTCGACGCTGCGTGGGGCGGCTACGAGCGGCTGACGACGAACGGCGTCTATGAATCCATGGTCACCGCACCGGTCGAACCGGAGGAGATCGCAGCCGGCGAGTATCTCTGGCAGGCGTTCCGCGCGACGCTGTACGGCGCCATCTTTCTCGGCGTGATCGCTGCGCTCGGTCTCGTGCACTCGTGGCTGGCGCTGCTCTGTCTTCCGGTGCTCGCGCTCACCGGCGTGCTCTTCGCGATTCCGGCACTCTATGTCGCGTTCATCGTCAAAACGCCGGAACATCTCTTCTATTACTTCGCGCTGCTGGTGACGCCGCTCGTGATGTTCGCCGGGGTGTTCTTTCCTTTGGATAGGTTACCGCGTTGGACGCAGGATGTCGCGTGGGCCACGCCGCTCTATCACGCGGTCATCGCGTGCCGCTCCCTGATCGCCGGCACGCCCACGATCGGCACGCTCGAAGAAGTGGGCTGGCTGGCCGTTGCGATAGTCCTCGTCGTCTGGCTGCCGCAGCGCGTCTTACGCCGCCGCCTCTCCGGCTGA
- a CDS encoding ABC transporter ATP-binding protein, which produces MSETIVEARRLTKNYGAVRAVRGIDFDIRRQECFGFLGVNGAGKTTTMKMVYCRIGATSGTLRVVDLDAASHSAEIRRRLGVVTQANALDPELSVLDNLLTYASFFDIPAARCKAKSENALALLNLSGRTRDRVRDLSGGMQRRLVIAKALVTDPELLILDEPTTGLDPQARLLVWETLAALKRSGLTIVLTTHYMDEAARLCDRIAIMDEGRIFALGTPAELIAAYAAPDVLEVSGADGAALAAAAGGLLVRRERLGATDYLYTLDNGALLRALTAHGIELQRHVARPATLEDVFLNITGRELRD; this is translated from the coding sequence ATGTCGGAAACGATAGTCGAAGCGCGGCGGCTCACAAAAAATTACGGCGCCGTACGCGCCGTTCGCGGGATAGACTTCGACATCCGCCGGCAGGAGTGTTTCGGATTTCTCGGGGTCAACGGTGCCGGCAAGACCACGACGATGAAGATGGTCTATTGCCGGATCGGTGCCACGAGCGGCACGTTGCGCGTCGTGGACCTCGACGCCGCTTCGCATTCAGCTGAGATTCGACGCAGGCTCGGCGTCGTGACGCAGGCGAACGCGCTCGATCCGGAATTGAGCGTTCTCGATAACCTGCTGACGTATGCGTCGTTTTTCGATATCCCGGCGGCCCGATGCAAAGCAAAATCAGAGAACGCTCTTGCGCTGCTCAACCTCTCAGGGCGTACGCGCGACCGGGTGAGGGATCTGTCCGGCGGGATGCAGCGGCGGTTGGTCATCGCCAAGGCGCTTGTGACCGATCCCGAACTGTTGATCCTCGACGAGCCGACGACGGGCTTGGACCCACAGGCACGCCTGCTCGTCTGGGAAACGCTAGCGGCGCTGAAGCGAAGCGGCCTCACGATCGTACTCACGACACACTATATGGACGAGGCAGCGCGTCTTTGCGATCGCATCGCGATCATGGACGAAGGCCGCATCTTCGCCTTAGGCACGCCGGCGGAACTCATCGCCGCCTACGCCGCGCCCGATGTGCTCGAGGTCAGCGGCGCGGACGGCGCCGCGCTTGCAGCGGCGGCCGGGGGCCTGCTCGTCCGGCGCGAACGGCTCGGCGCCACCGATTATCTCTACACGCTCGACAACGGGGCCTTGCTGCGCGCGCTTACGGCGCACGGTATCGAGCTGCAGCGGCATGTCGCTAGACCGGCCACGCTGGAAGACGTCTTCTTGAACATCACGGGCCGGGAGCTGCGCGATTGA